From one Odontesthes bonariensis isolate fOdoBon6 chromosome 14, fOdoBon6.hap1, whole genome shotgun sequence genomic stretch:
- the rab12 gene encoding ras-related protein Rab-12: protein MDPRYDIPRRAAAGGGGSANSSPALGAQSRRRKMPPRPADFKLQIIIIGSRGVGKTSLMERFTDDTFCEACKSTVGVDFKIKTVELRGKKIRLQIWDTAGQERFNSITSAYYRGAKGIVLVYDLTKQETFDDLPKWMKMIDKYASEEAELLLVGNKLDCEADRIISRQQGERFASRISGMRFCEASAKDNFNVDEIFLKLVDDILSKMPLEVPNRELSNSVLSLQPEPEVPPELPPPRMRCC, encoded by the exons ATGGATCCCAGATATGACATACCGCGGAGGGCCGCCGCTGGTGGCGGGGGCTCCGCTAACTCGTCCCCCGCGTTGGGGGCTCAGTCACGCCGCAGGAAGATGCCTCCCAGACCCGCTGATTTCAAACTCCAAATTATAATTATTGGCTCTCGTGGTGTAGGTAAAACCAGCCTCATGGAGAGATTCACCGATGACACTTTCTGCGAAGCCTGCAAATCGACCGTAG GAGTTGACTTCAAAATCAAGACAGTAGAGTTGAGGGGGAAGAAGATCAGACTACAGATATG GGACACTGCAGGCCAGGAGAGGTTTAACAGCATCACATCGGCCTACTACAGAGGAGCCAAGGGAATAGTGCTTGTGTACGATCTTACCAAACAGGAGACTTTTGATGACCTTCCCAAATGGATGAAAATGATAGACAAG TACGCCTCAGAAGAGGCGGAGCTTCTGCTGGTTGGGAACAAGCTGGACTGTGAGGCTGATCGCATCATCTCCAGACAACAAGGAGAGCGG TTTGCCTCTCGGATAAGTGGAATGCGCTTCTGCGAAGCTAGTGCCAAGGATAACTTTAATGTGGACGAGATCTTCTTGAAGCTCGTGGATGACATTCTTAGCAAG ATGCCTCTGGAAGTTCCCAACAGGGAGCTTTCCAACAGCGTCCTGTCTCTGCAGCCTGAACCAGAAGTGCCCCCGGAGTTACCCCCTCCCCGCATGCGCTGCTGCTGA